The proteins below are encoded in one region of Populus alba chromosome 2, ASM523922v2, whole genome shotgun sequence:
- the LOC118028096 gene encoding exocyst complex component SEC3A isoform X2 has protein sequence MAKSSADDEELRRACEAAIEGTEQKIVLSIRVAKSHGIWGKSGKLGRHMAKPRVLALSTKSKGQRTTAFLRVLKYSTGGVLEPAKLYKLNHLSKVEVIANDPSGCSFTLGFDNLRSQSVTPPQWTMRNIDDRNRLLFCILNICKDVLGRLPKVVGIDVVEMALWAKENTPTVPKQMNQQDGVPVAATATESDLKVTVERELVSQAEEEDMEALLGNYLMGIGEAEVFSERLKRELLALEAANVHAILESEPLIEEVLQGLEAATCCVDDMDEWLGIFNVKLRHMREGIESIETRNNKLEMQSVNNVSLIEELDKLLERLRVPSEYAACLTGGSFDEAHMLQNIEACEWLTGALRGLQVPNLDPSYANMRAVKEKCTELEKLKTMFVRRASEFLRNYFASLVDFMISDKSYFSQRGQLKRPDHADLRYKCRTYARLLQHLKSLDKNCLGPLRKAYCSSLNLLLRREAREFANELRASTKASRNPTVWLEASAGSSHSSHNADTSAVSEAYAKMLTIFIPLLVDESSFFAHFMCFEVPALVPPGGVANGNKGGYNDANDNDDLGIMDIDENDGKAGKNSADLAALNESLQDLLNGIQEDFYAVVDWAYKIDPLRCISMHGITERYLSGQKADAAGFVRLLLGDLESRISVQFTRFVDEACHQIERNERNVRQMGVLSYISRFATLATRMEQYIQGQSRDLVDQAHTKFVSIMFVTLEKIAQTDPKYADVFLLENYAAFQNSLYDLANVVPTLAKFYHQASEAYEQACTRHISMIILYQFEKLFQFTRKIEDLMFTITPEEIPFQLGLSKMDLRKMLKSTLSGVDKSISAMYKRLQKNLTSEELLPSLWDKCKGNAIGPSIFFPFLTFEDHSSFCN, from the exons ATGGCGAAATCGAGCGCAGATGACGAGGAGCTAAGGAGAGCCTGCGAGGCAGCAATTGAAGGCACAGAACAGAAGATCGTATTGTCGATCCGTGTTGCCAAGAGCCATGGGATCTGGGGCAAATCTGGGAAATTAGGACGTCACATGGCCAAACCTAGGGTTCTCGCTCTCTCCA CAAAATCTAAGGGTCAGAGGACGACAGCCTTTCTTCGAGTGCTAAAATATTCAACTGGAGGAGTACTTGAG CCAGCAAAGTTATACAAACTCAATCATCTTTCCAAAGTGGAGGTTATTGCTAATGATCCCAGTGGATGCTCGTTTACTCTG GGATTTGATAACCTTAGAAGCCAGAGTGTTACTCCACCGCAATGGACTATGCGCAATATTGATGATAG gaACCGCCTTTTATTTTGCATCTTAAACATCTGCAAAGATGTCCTCGGCCGTCTTCCAAAAGTTGTTGGCATAGATGTTGTGGAGATGGCACTTTGGGCTAAG gaaaatacaCCCACAGTTCCCAAGCAAATGAATCAGCAAGATGGAGTGCCTGTTGCAGCTACTGCCACAGAAAGTGACTTGAAAGTGACTGTTGAAAGAGAACTTGTCTCCCAAGCGGAGGAGGAGGACATGGAGGCTCTTCTTGGCAA TTATTTAATGGGTATTGGTGAAGCAGAGGTGTTTTCAGAAAGGTTGAAGCGTGAGCTTCTTGCTCTGGAAGCTGCAAATGTGCATGCCATTTTAGAAAGTGAACCTTTAATAGAAGAG GTGTTGCAAGGGCTTGAAGCTGCAACATGTTGTGTTGATGACATGGATGAGTGGTTAGGCATTTTCAACGTGAAACTTAGACATAtgagagaaggcattgaatcA ATAGAAACCCGCAATAACAAATTGGAGATGCAGTCTGTAAATAATGTATCACTCATTGAAGAACTTGATAAGCTACTTGAACGACTGCGGGTCCCTTCTGAA TATGCTGCATGTCTAACAGGAGGTTCATTTGATGAGGCTCACATGCTTCAAAACATTGAAGCATGTGAGTGGTTAACTGGTGCTTTACGTGGACTTCAAGTACCTAATTTGGATCCAAGCTATGCAAATATGCGTGCT GTTAAAGAAAAGTGCACagaacttgaaaaattaaaaactatgtttGTCAGGAGAGCTTCTGAGTTCTTGAGGAACTACTTTGCAAGTTTGGTGGATTTCATGATAAGTGACAAGAGTTACTTTTCACAA CGTGGACAGTTAAAGAGGCCTGACCATGCTGACTTAAGGTACAAATGCAGGACATACGCTCGCCTTCTACAGCATCTAAAG AGTCTTGATAAGAATTGCTTGGGTCCTTTGAGGAAAGCATATTGTAGCTCCCTTAATCTGCTTCTTCGTCGGGAG GCTCGTGAATTTGCTAATGAGCTCCGTGCCAGTACAAAAGCATCAAGAAATCCAACTGTCTGGTTGGAAGCTTCTGCAGGCTCAAGTCATAGTTCACATAATGCAGATACATCTGCAGTTTCTGAGGCTTATGCCAAAATGCTGACAATATTTATCCCACTCCTTGTAGATGAG AGTTCTTTTTTTGCACACTTCATGTGCTTCGAGGTTCCTGCACTTGTTCCCCCAGGAGGTGTAGCTAATGGTAATAAAGGTGGTTACAATGATGCCAATGACAATGATGATTTGGGTATCATGGACATTGATGAGAATGATGGCAAAGCTG GTAAAAATTCTGCAGATCTGGCAGCACTAAATGAATCTCTTCAGGATTTGCTTAATGGAATCCAA GAAGATTTTTATGCTGTGGTTGATTGGGCATACAAGATAGATCCTCTGCGCTGCATATCAATGCATGGGATTACAGAGCGCTATCTCTCTGGTCAGAAAGCTGATGCTGCAGGATTTGTGCGTCTCTTGCTTGGTGACCTAGAGTCCAGAATTTCTGTGCAATTCACTCGT TTTGTTGATGAAGCTTGCcaccaaattgaaagaaatgagCGTAATGTGCGGCAGATGGGGGTTTTATCCTACATCTCAAG ATTTGCAACTCTTGCAACTCGTATGGAGCAGTATATCCAGGGACAATCTAGGGATTTGGTTGATCAAGCGCACACAAAATTT GTTAGCATAATGTTTGTGACTTTGGAGAAAATTGCACAAACAGATCCAAAATATGCAGatgttttccttttagaaaACTATGCTGCATTTCAAAATAG CTTGTATGACCTTGCCAATGTTGTGCCAACTTTAGCCAAATTTTATCACCAGGCAAGCGAAGCTTATGAACAAGCTTGTACACGTCATATCAGCATGATTATTCTCTAT CAATTTGAAAAACTTTTCCAGTTTACTCGCAAGATTGAGGATTTGATGTTCACCATAACACCAGAAGAG ATCCCTTTCCAGCTTGGATTGTCAAAAATGGATCTCCGGAAGATGTTAAAATCTACTTTATCTGGG GTTGACAAGTCTATTAGTGCAATGTATAAGAGGTTACAGAAGAACTTAACTTCAGAAGAACTGTTGCCTTCTTTGTGGGATAAGTGCAAG GGGAACGCTATTGGTccttctattttctttcctttccttaccTTTGAAGATCATTCCTCATTCTGCAACTAG
- the LOC118028099 gene encoding dirigent protein 8: MLQTGPLKSTFKANIFQRAKKVACMMRCRIILCTAVSLALLTVLLLALISPVPHDKNHSDNSTRPWLALSLYIQQPQISSSDVQPAVRSEAGAFVFHRKLTEGLENTSRVIGKAQGFIIPIEHFAYSGFNIIYLTFDTPDYSGSLSVQAKHVEHKDREELTVVGGTGSFAFARGLAVFAQTDPQPADVGGTYHVKLQLQLRFPDRSHTNIPG; encoded by the coding sequence ATGCTTCAGACAGGTCCTCTTAAGAGCACATTCAAGGCTAACATATTTCAAAGAGCCAAGAAGGTTGCGTGCATGATGCGGTGTCGGATCATACTCTGCACTGCAGTTTCTTTAGCATTACTGACAGTCCTCCTCCTGGCTTTGATCTCACCAGTCCCTCATGATAAAAATCATTCAGATAACTCGACAAGGCCTTGGCTGGCCCTGTCATTGTACATCCAGCAACCTCAAATCTCGAGTTCTGACGTTCAGCCAGCGGTAAGATCCGAAGCTGGAGCATTCGTCTTTCATCGTAAGCTCACAGAAGGGCTTGAAAACACTTCACGGGTCATAGGAAAAGCTCAAGGCTTCATAATTCCAATAGAACATTTTGCGTATTCAGGTTTCAATATTATCTACCTCACATTTGATACACCTGATTACTCAGGCAGCCTCAGTGTGCAGGCCAAGCATGTAGAGCATAAAGACAGAGAAGAACTCACGGTGGTTGGTGGAACTGGGTCATTCGCATTTGCTCGAGGTCTCGCTGTTTTTGCACAGACTGATCCACAGCCCGCTGACGTCGGTGGAACATACCATGTGAAGCTTCAGCTTCAGCTTAGGTTTCCAGATCGATCTCATACAAATATTCCAGGATGA
- the LOC118028096 gene encoding exocyst complex component SEC3A isoform X1 yields the protein MAKSSADDEELRRACEAAIEGTEQKIVLSIRVAKSHGIWGKSGKLGRHMAKPRVLALSTKSKGQRTTAFLRVLKYSTGGVLEPAKLYKLNHLSKVEVIANDPSGCSFTLGFDNLRSQSVTPPQWTMRNIDDRNRLLFCILNICKDVLGRLPKVVGIDVVEMALWAKENTPTVPKQMNQQDGVPVAATATESDLKVTVERELVSQAEEEDMEALLGNYLMGIGEAEVFSERLKRELLALEAANVHAILESEPLIEEVLQGLEAATCCVDDMDEWLGIFNVKLRHMREGIESIETRNNKLEMQSVNNVSLIEELDKLLERLRVPSEYAACLTGGSFDEAHMLQNIEACEWLTGALRGLQVPNLDPSYANMRAVKEKCTELEKLKTMFVRRASEFLRNYFASLVDFMISDKSYFSQRGQLKRPDHADLRYKCRTYARLLQHLKSLDKNCLGPLRKAYCSSLNLLLRREAREFANELRASTKASRNPTVWLEASAGSSHSSHNADTSAVSEAYAKMLTIFIPLLVDESSFFAHFMCFEVPALVPPGGVANGNKGGYNDANDNDDLGIMDIDENDGKAGKNSADLAALNESLQDLLNGIQEDFYAVVDWAYKIDPLRCISMHGITERYLSGQKADAAGFVRLLLGDLESRISVQFTRFVDEACHQIERNERNVRQMGVLSYISRFATLATRMEQYIQGQSRDLVDQAHTKFVSIMFVTLEKIAQTDPKYADVFLLENYAAFQNSLYDLANVVPTLAKFYHQASEAYEQACTRHISMIILYQFEKLFQFTRKIEDLMFTITPEEIPFQLGLSKMDLRKMLKSTLSGVDKSISAMYKRLQKNLTSEELLPSLWDKCKKDFLDKYESCVQLVAKIYPNESIPSVSEMRELLASM from the exons ATGGCGAAATCGAGCGCAGATGACGAGGAGCTAAGGAGAGCCTGCGAGGCAGCAATTGAAGGCACAGAACAGAAGATCGTATTGTCGATCCGTGTTGCCAAGAGCCATGGGATCTGGGGCAAATCTGGGAAATTAGGACGTCACATGGCCAAACCTAGGGTTCTCGCTCTCTCCA CAAAATCTAAGGGTCAGAGGACGACAGCCTTTCTTCGAGTGCTAAAATATTCAACTGGAGGAGTACTTGAG CCAGCAAAGTTATACAAACTCAATCATCTTTCCAAAGTGGAGGTTATTGCTAATGATCCCAGTGGATGCTCGTTTACTCTG GGATTTGATAACCTTAGAAGCCAGAGTGTTACTCCACCGCAATGGACTATGCGCAATATTGATGATAG gaACCGCCTTTTATTTTGCATCTTAAACATCTGCAAAGATGTCCTCGGCCGTCTTCCAAAAGTTGTTGGCATAGATGTTGTGGAGATGGCACTTTGGGCTAAG gaaaatacaCCCACAGTTCCCAAGCAAATGAATCAGCAAGATGGAGTGCCTGTTGCAGCTACTGCCACAGAAAGTGACTTGAAAGTGACTGTTGAAAGAGAACTTGTCTCCCAAGCGGAGGAGGAGGACATGGAGGCTCTTCTTGGCAA TTATTTAATGGGTATTGGTGAAGCAGAGGTGTTTTCAGAAAGGTTGAAGCGTGAGCTTCTTGCTCTGGAAGCTGCAAATGTGCATGCCATTTTAGAAAGTGAACCTTTAATAGAAGAG GTGTTGCAAGGGCTTGAAGCTGCAACATGTTGTGTTGATGACATGGATGAGTGGTTAGGCATTTTCAACGTGAAACTTAGACATAtgagagaaggcattgaatcA ATAGAAACCCGCAATAACAAATTGGAGATGCAGTCTGTAAATAATGTATCACTCATTGAAGAACTTGATAAGCTACTTGAACGACTGCGGGTCCCTTCTGAA TATGCTGCATGTCTAACAGGAGGTTCATTTGATGAGGCTCACATGCTTCAAAACATTGAAGCATGTGAGTGGTTAACTGGTGCTTTACGTGGACTTCAAGTACCTAATTTGGATCCAAGCTATGCAAATATGCGTGCT GTTAAAGAAAAGTGCACagaacttgaaaaattaaaaactatgtttGTCAGGAGAGCTTCTGAGTTCTTGAGGAACTACTTTGCAAGTTTGGTGGATTTCATGATAAGTGACAAGAGTTACTTTTCACAA CGTGGACAGTTAAAGAGGCCTGACCATGCTGACTTAAGGTACAAATGCAGGACATACGCTCGCCTTCTACAGCATCTAAAG AGTCTTGATAAGAATTGCTTGGGTCCTTTGAGGAAAGCATATTGTAGCTCCCTTAATCTGCTTCTTCGTCGGGAG GCTCGTGAATTTGCTAATGAGCTCCGTGCCAGTACAAAAGCATCAAGAAATCCAACTGTCTGGTTGGAAGCTTCTGCAGGCTCAAGTCATAGTTCACATAATGCAGATACATCTGCAGTTTCTGAGGCTTATGCCAAAATGCTGACAATATTTATCCCACTCCTTGTAGATGAG AGTTCTTTTTTTGCACACTTCATGTGCTTCGAGGTTCCTGCACTTGTTCCCCCAGGAGGTGTAGCTAATGGTAATAAAGGTGGTTACAATGATGCCAATGACAATGATGATTTGGGTATCATGGACATTGATGAGAATGATGGCAAAGCTG GTAAAAATTCTGCAGATCTGGCAGCACTAAATGAATCTCTTCAGGATTTGCTTAATGGAATCCAA GAAGATTTTTATGCTGTGGTTGATTGGGCATACAAGATAGATCCTCTGCGCTGCATATCAATGCATGGGATTACAGAGCGCTATCTCTCTGGTCAGAAAGCTGATGCTGCAGGATTTGTGCGTCTCTTGCTTGGTGACCTAGAGTCCAGAATTTCTGTGCAATTCACTCGT TTTGTTGATGAAGCTTGCcaccaaattgaaagaaatgagCGTAATGTGCGGCAGATGGGGGTTTTATCCTACATCTCAAG ATTTGCAACTCTTGCAACTCGTATGGAGCAGTATATCCAGGGACAATCTAGGGATTTGGTTGATCAAGCGCACACAAAATTT GTTAGCATAATGTTTGTGACTTTGGAGAAAATTGCACAAACAGATCCAAAATATGCAGatgttttccttttagaaaACTATGCTGCATTTCAAAATAG CTTGTATGACCTTGCCAATGTTGTGCCAACTTTAGCCAAATTTTATCACCAGGCAAGCGAAGCTTATGAACAAGCTTGTACACGTCATATCAGCATGATTATTCTCTAT CAATTTGAAAAACTTTTCCAGTTTACTCGCAAGATTGAGGATTTGATGTTCACCATAACACCAGAAGAG ATCCCTTTCCAGCTTGGATTGTCAAAAATGGATCTCCGGAAGATGTTAAAATCTACTTTATCTGGG GTTGACAAGTCTATTAGTGCAATGTATAAGAGGTTACAGAAGAACTTAACTTCAGAAGAACTGTTGCCTTCTTTGTGGGATAAGTGCAAG AAGGATTTCTTGGACAAGTATGAGAGTTGTGTACAACTAGTTGCCAAGATCTATCCCAATGAAAGCATCCCTTCCGTGTCAGAAATGAGAGAGCTTCTGGCGTCCATGTGA
- the LOC118028096 gene encoding exocyst complex component SEC3A isoform X3 has product MAKSSADDEELRRACEAAIEGTEQKIVLSIRVAKSHGIWGKSGKLGRHMAKPRVLALSTKSKGQRTTAFLRVLKYSTGGVLEPAKLYKLNHLSKVEVIANDPSGCSFTLGFDNLRSQSVTPPQWTMRNIDDRNRLLFCILNICKDVLGRLPKVVGIDVVEMALWAKENTPTVPKQMNQQDGVPVAATATESDLKVTVERELVSQAEEEDMEALLGNYLMGIGEAEVFSERLKRELLALEAANVHAILESEPLIEEVLQGLEAATCCVDDMDEWLGIFNVKLRHMREGIESIETRNNKLEMQSVNNVSLIEELDKLLERLRVPSEVKEKCTELEKLKTMFVRRASEFLRNYFASLVDFMISDKSYFSQRGQLKRPDHADLRYKCRTYARLLQHLKSLDKNCLGPLRKAYCSSLNLLLRREAREFANELRASTKASRNPTVWLEASAGSSHSSHNADTSAVSEAYAKMLTIFIPLLVDESSFFAHFMCFEVPALVPPGGVANGNKGGYNDANDNDDLGIMDIDENDGKAGKNSADLAALNESLQDLLNGIQEDFYAVVDWAYKIDPLRCISMHGITERYLSGQKADAAGFVRLLLGDLESRISVQFTRFVDEACHQIERNERNVRQMGVLSYISRFATLATRMEQYIQGQSRDLVDQAHTKFVSIMFVTLEKIAQTDPKYADVFLLENYAAFQNSLYDLANVVPTLAKFYHQASEAYEQACTRHISMIILYQFEKLFQFTRKIEDLMFTITPEEIPFQLGLSKMDLRKMLKSTLSGVDKSISAMYKRLQKNLTSEELLPSLWDKCKKDFLDKYESCVQLVAKIYPNESIPSVSEMRELLASM; this is encoded by the exons ATGGCGAAATCGAGCGCAGATGACGAGGAGCTAAGGAGAGCCTGCGAGGCAGCAATTGAAGGCACAGAACAGAAGATCGTATTGTCGATCCGTGTTGCCAAGAGCCATGGGATCTGGGGCAAATCTGGGAAATTAGGACGTCACATGGCCAAACCTAGGGTTCTCGCTCTCTCCA CAAAATCTAAGGGTCAGAGGACGACAGCCTTTCTTCGAGTGCTAAAATATTCAACTGGAGGAGTACTTGAG CCAGCAAAGTTATACAAACTCAATCATCTTTCCAAAGTGGAGGTTATTGCTAATGATCCCAGTGGATGCTCGTTTACTCTG GGATTTGATAACCTTAGAAGCCAGAGTGTTACTCCACCGCAATGGACTATGCGCAATATTGATGATAG gaACCGCCTTTTATTTTGCATCTTAAACATCTGCAAAGATGTCCTCGGCCGTCTTCCAAAAGTTGTTGGCATAGATGTTGTGGAGATGGCACTTTGGGCTAAG gaaaatacaCCCACAGTTCCCAAGCAAATGAATCAGCAAGATGGAGTGCCTGTTGCAGCTACTGCCACAGAAAGTGACTTGAAAGTGACTGTTGAAAGAGAACTTGTCTCCCAAGCGGAGGAGGAGGACATGGAGGCTCTTCTTGGCAA TTATTTAATGGGTATTGGTGAAGCAGAGGTGTTTTCAGAAAGGTTGAAGCGTGAGCTTCTTGCTCTGGAAGCTGCAAATGTGCATGCCATTTTAGAAAGTGAACCTTTAATAGAAGAG GTGTTGCAAGGGCTTGAAGCTGCAACATGTTGTGTTGATGACATGGATGAGTGGTTAGGCATTTTCAACGTGAAACTTAGACATAtgagagaaggcattgaatcA ATAGAAACCCGCAATAACAAATTGGAGATGCAGTCTGTAAATAATGTATCACTCATTGAAGAACTTGATAAGCTACTTGAACGACTGCGGGTCCCTTCTGAA GTTAAAGAAAAGTGCACagaacttgaaaaattaaaaactatgtttGTCAGGAGAGCTTCTGAGTTCTTGAGGAACTACTTTGCAAGTTTGGTGGATTTCATGATAAGTGACAAGAGTTACTTTTCACAA CGTGGACAGTTAAAGAGGCCTGACCATGCTGACTTAAGGTACAAATGCAGGACATACGCTCGCCTTCTACAGCATCTAAAG AGTCTTGATAAGAATTGCTTGGGTCCTTTGAGGAAAGCATATTGTAGCTCCCTTAATCTGCTTCTTCGTCGGGAG GCTCGTGAATTTGCTAATGAGCTCCGTGCCAGTACAAAAGCATCAAGAAATCCAACTGTCTGGTTGGAAGCTTCTGCAGGCTCAAGTCATAGTTCACATAATGCAGATACATCTGCAGTTTCTGAGGCTTATGCCAAAATGCTGACAATATTTATCCCACTCCTTGTAGATGAG AGTTCTTTTTTTGCACACTTCATGTGCTTCGAGGTTCCTGCACTTGTTCCCCCAGGAGGTGTAGCTAATGGTAATAAAGGTGGTTACAATGATGCCAATGACAATGATGATTTGGGTATCATGGACATTGATGAGAATGATGGCAAAGCTG GTAAAAATTCTGCAGATCTGGCAGCACTAAATGAATCTCTTCAGGATTTGCTTAATGGAATCCAA GAAGATTTTTATGCTGTGGTTGATTGGGCATACAAGATAGATCCTCTGCGCTGCATATCAATGCATGGGATTACAGAGCGCTATCTCTCTGGTCAGAAAGCTGATGCTGCAGGATTTGTGCGTCTCTTGCTTGGTGACCTAGAGTCCAGAATTTCTGTGCAATTCACTCGT TTTGTTGATGAAGCTTGCcaccaaattgaaagaaatgagCGTAATGTGCGGCAGATGGGGGTTTTATCCTACATCTCAAG ATTTGCAACTCTTGCAACTCGTATGGAGCAGTATATCCAGGGACAATCTAGGGATTTGGTTGATCAAGCGCACACAAAATTT GTTAGCATAATGTTTGTGACTTTGGAGAAAATTGCACAAACAGATCCAAAATATGCAGatgttttccttttagaaaACTATGCTGCATTTCAAAATAG CTTGTATGACCTTGCCAATGTTGTGCCAACTTTAGCCAAATTTTATCACCAGGCAAGCGAAGCTTATGAACAAGCTTGTACACGTCATATCAGCATGATTATTCTCTAT CAATTTGAAAAACTTTTCCAGTTTACTCGCAAGATTGAGGATTTGATGTTCACCATAACACCAGAAGAG ATCCCTTTCCAGCTTGGATTGTCAAAAATGGATCTCCGGAAGATGTTAAAATCTACTTTATCTGGG GTTGACAAGTCTATTAGTGCAATGTATAAGAGGTTACAGAAGAACTTAACTTCAGAAGAACTGTTGCCTTCTTTGTGGGATAAGTGCAAG AAGGATTTCTTGGACAAGTATGAGAGTTGTGTACAACTAGTTGCCAAGATCTATCCCAATGAAAGCATCCCTTCCGTGTCAGAAATGAGAGAGCTTCTGGCGTCCATGTGA
- the LOC118028092 gene encoding F-box/FBD/LRR-repeat protein At1g13570, producing MSNVMQREPPKFPCEIDTELDRISSLPGHVLGQILSLLPIRDAVRTSALKRKWRYKWSQIPHIVFDSQGISISSQDQTTIKNKLVNIIDHILLLHNGPIYKFKLSHCDLLGVSDIDRWILHLSRGSTKEFVLEIWKGQQYKLPSCLFSFKNLVYLELFNCLLKPPLAFKGFRNLKNLDLQHVTLAQEVFEKLISSCAMLERLTLINFDGFTHLNINAPNLQFFDVEGLFDDVSFENTFVLALVSIGLYVNVKNDQNVSYGSSSKLLRFFVNLPHVRRLEIQSYFLKYLAIGKVPSKLPKPCIDLNYLSIRLNFNDYEENSAALCLLRSCPNLQEIEILAHPEEQAVVGPVSDFWDDDHWKCLFGQLRLVKIVGISGIRSELDCIKFLLSNSPVLEKMTIKPVSKEEGWELVKQLLHLRRASIQAEVFHLEL from the exons ATGAGTAATGTT aTGCAAAGAGAACCACCCAAATTCCCATGTGAAATAGACACAGAGCTGGACAGGATCAGCAGCTTACCTGGGCATGTTTTAGGCCAAATTCTATCACTTTTGCCAATTAGGGATGCAGTGAGAACTAGTGCTTTAAAAAGAAAGTGGAGGTACAAATGGTCTCAAATTCCTCATATTGTGTTTGATTCTCAAGGCATCTCAATCTCTTCCCAAGATCAAACTACAATTAAGAACAAGCTTGTCAATATCATCGATCATATACTTTTACTTCACAATGGTCCAATTTACAAGTTCAAACTATCTCACTGCGATCTATTAGGTGTCAGCGATATTGATCGATGGATTCTTCATTTATCGAGAGGTTCTACCAAAGAATTTGTACTTGAGATATGGAAAGGCCAGCAGTATAAGTTGCCTTCTTGCTTGTTCTCATTTAAGAACTtggtttatttagaattatttaattgtttgcTAAAACCTCCTTTGGCTTTCAAAGGATTCCGGAATTTGAAGAATCTTGACCTTCAGCATGTTACCCTGGCACAGGAGGTGTTTGAGAAACTGATTTCTAGCTGTGCTATGCTTGAGAGGTTGACGTTGATTAACTTTGATGGTTTTACTCATCTTAACATCAATGCACCTAATCTTCAATTTTTTGACGTCGAAGGTCTTTTTGATGATGTTAGTTTTGAGAATACTTTTGTACTGGCTCTGGTTTCCATTGGATTGTATGTAAATGTCAAAAATGACCAGAATGTGTCTTATGGGAGTTCTAGTAAATTGCTCAGGTTTTTTGTTAATCTGCCCCATGTTCGAAGACTTGAGATTCAGAGTTACTTTCTTAAG TATTTGGCTATTGGCAAAGTTCCAAGCAAGTTGCCAAAGCCATGCATTGATCTGAACTACCTTTCTATACGCTTAAATTTCAATGACTATGAAGAGAATTCAGCTGCCTTATGTCTGTTGAGAAGCTGCCCCAATTTGCAAGAAATAGAGATATTG GCTCACCCAGAGGAACAAGCTGTTGTGGGACCAGTAAGTGATTTCTGGGACGATGACCATTGGAAGTGTTTATTTGGCCAATTGCGACTGGTGAAAATAGTTGGCATCTCTGGCATTAGATCTGAACTTGATTGCATTAAATTTCTGCTTTCAAACTCTCCTGTGCTTGAGAAGATGACCATTAAGCCTGTTTCCAAGGAGGAAGGATGGGAGTTGGTAAAACAATTGCTGCATCTTCGGCGAGCCTCAATCCAAGCAGAAGTCTTTCATCTGGAGCTATAA
- the LOC118028094 gene encoding small ribosomal subunit protein uS9c yields the protein MSISISSLASSLSSLSFSSQISQKPNTLSFSRSKSLSLSLSPYSNSNKQPFTLRATATVASPETTTTDLKKLVKSRLPGGFAAQPIHGTGRRKCAIARVVLQEGTGKVVINYRDAKEYLQGNPLWLQYVKVPLVTLGYESSYDVFVKAHGGGLSGQAQAISLGVARALLKVSQNHRIPLKREGLLTRDSRIVERKKVGLKKARKAPQFSKR from the exons ATGTCAATCTCAATCTCCTCTCTCGCATCATCCCTCTCTTCACTCTCATTTTCCTCTCAAATTTCCCAAAAACCAAACACCCTTTCATTTTCTCGGTCcaaatctctttctctctcactcTCCCCCTACTCCAACTCCAACAAGCAGCCCTTTACTCTCCGTGCCACCGCCACCGTTGCCTCTCCCGAAACAACTACCACGGACCTCAAGAAATTAGTGAAATCGAGACTCCCTGGTGGTTTCGCAGCTCAACCTATTCATGGCACTGGTCGCCGAAAATGCGCTATTGCTCGTGTTGTTCTTCAAGAAGGCACTGGCAAAGTTGTAATCAATTATCGCGACGCAAAG GAATATCTCCAAGGTAATCCATTGTGGCTTCAGTATGTGAAAGTTCCACTGGTAACTCTGGGGTACGAGAGCAGCTACGATGTGTTTGTCAAGGCTCATGGAGGTGGCCTCTCTGGTCAGGCTCAGGCAATCTCCCTTGGCGTTGCTCGTGCATTGCTAAAGGTGAGTCAGAACCATAGAATCCCTTTGAAAAGGGAAGGGCTTCTAACCAGAGACTCGAGAATAGTTGAGAGGAAGAAGGTTGGTCTCAAGAAAGCTCGCAAGGCACCACAATTTTCCAAACGTTGA